A single Xylanimonas cellulosilytica DSM 15894 DNA region contains:
- a CDS encoding NADH-quinone oxidoreductase subunit G — protein sequence MTATADKSATGAPAPVETVTLTIDDVQVTVPKGTLVIRAAERVGIEIPRFCDHPLLEPVGACRQCLVEVATPDREGNVRPMPKPQASCTLEATPGMVVRTASTSPVADKAQEGIMEFLLMNHPLDCPVCDKGGECPLQNQAMSNGRPDSRFIDVKRVFRKPLPVSTEILLDRERCVLCQRCTRFSDEIAGDAFIALQERGAHQQIGRFDVDVLGFAHEGVDGEDDGAGTAAEPTTGDAARTPDGTPFASYFSGNTIQICPVGALTNASYRFRARPFDLVSTPGIAEHDSSGAAIRVDHRRGTVMRRLAGDDPVVNEEWITDKDRFAFQWQSAPDRITTPLVREDGELRPASWVEALELAAEGLAAARERGGVGVLPGGRLTVEDAQAWSRFARTVLGSDDVDQRARVHSAEEAAFLAHAVAGTGIGVTFGDLEHAPLVLLAGLEAEEEGGYLFLRLRKAVRTNGLRVLGLAPFASRGLRRLHGTLLASAPGREAEWLGAVAAKAGGGLLPADLPADDARAIADAAAGLSEPGAVILVGERLAGSPGAYTAVQTLAAATGARVAWVPRRAGERGGLDAGLLPGLLPGGRPLTDPAARAEVARAWGVDEATLPATPGRDLTGILAGLEDGSLGGALVGGLELADLPDPAAARRALAAAGFVVSLEVRASEATTFADIVLPVAPPVERAGAWVSWEGRVRAFPQALESAALPDHRVLTALAAQAGVPFDAGVVFPAWTGARADAPASEPADLPRLEPGTVVLASWHLLLDDGALQDGEPHLAGTAKRPVARLSAGTAAAVDVFDGDQVTVSTERGSLTLPVVVTEMVDHVVWLPLASKGCRVHDTLGASPGDVVHIAAATSPDHRGNGGAA from the coding sequence ATGACTGCGACCGCTGACAAGTCCGCGACGGGCGCACCGGCCCCGGTGGAGACCGTCACCCTCACGATCGACGACGTCCAGGTCACCGTGCCGAAGGGCACCCTGGTGATCCGGGCCGCCGAGCGCGTGGGCATCGAGATCCCGCGCTTCTGCGACCACCCGCTCCTGGAGCCCGTGGGCGCGTGCCGCCAGTGCCTGGTCGAGGTGGCCACCCCGGACCGCGAGGGCAACGTACGCCCGATGCCCAAGCCGCAGGCCTCCTGCACGCTGGAGGCCACGCCGGGCATGGTGGTGCGGACGGCGTCGACGTCGCCCGTCGCCGACAAGGCGCAGGAGGGCATCATGGAGTTCCTCCTGATGAACCACCCGCTCGACTGCCCGGTGTGCGACAAGGGCGGCGAGTGCCCCCTGCAGAACCAGGCGATGTCGAACGGGCGCCCCGACTCGCGGTTCATCGACGTCAAGCGGGTGTTCCGCAAGCCGCTCCCCGTCTCGACCGAGATCCTGCTGGACCGCGAGCGCTGCGTGCTGTGCCAGCGCTGCACGCGCTTCAGCGACGAGATCGCGGGCGACGCCTTCATCGCGTTGCAGGAGCGGGGTGCGCACCAGCAGATCGGCCGGTTCGACGTCGACGTCCTGGGCTTCGCGCACGAGGGCGTGGACGGCGAGGACGACGGCGCGGGCACCGCGGCCGAGCCGACGACGGGCGACGCGGCCCGGACCCCGGACGGCACCCCGTTCGCCTCCTACTTCTCGGGCAACACGATCCAGATCTGCCCGGTGGGTGCGCTGACCAACGCGTCGTACCGGTTCCGGGCTCGCCCGTTCGACCTGGTCTCGACGCCGGGCATCGCGGAGCACGACTCCTCCGGTGCGGCCATCCGCGTGGACCACCGCCGGGGCACGGTGATGCGCCGCCTGGCGGGCGACGACCCGGTGGTCAACGAGGAGTGGATCACCGACAAGGACCGGTTCGCGTTCCAGTGGCAGTCGGCCCCCGACCGGATCACGACGCCGCTGGTCCGCGAAGACGGCGAGCTCCGGCCCGCCTCGTGGGTGGAGGCCCTCGAGCTCGCCGCCGAGGGGCTGGCCGCCGCGCGCGAGCGTGGCGGGGTCGGGGTGCTGCCCGGCGGCCGCCTCACCGTGGAGGACGCCCAGGCGTGGTCGCGGTTCGCGCGCACCGTGCTCGGCTCCGACGACGTCGACCAGCGCGCGCGGGTGCACTCGGCGGAGGAGGCGGCGTTCCTGGCGCACGCGGTGGCGGGCACGGGGATCGGCGTGACGTTCGGCGACCTGGAGCATGCGCCGCTGGTGCTGCTCGCGGGCCTGGAAGCCGAGGAGGAGGGCGGCTACCTCTTCCTGCGGCTGCGCAAAGCGGTGCGGACGAACGGTCTGCGGGTGCTCGGTCTCGCGCCGTTCGCCAGCCGCGGCCTCCGCCGTCTGCACGGCACCCTGCTGGCTTCCGCACCCGGCAGGGAGGCCGAGTGGCTCGGCGCCGTCGCCGCGAAGGCGGGCGGCGGTCTGCTGCCGGCGGACCTGCCCGCGGACGACGCCCGGGCGATCGCCGACGCCGCGGCCGGGCTCTCTGAGCCGGGCGCGGTGATCCTCGTGGGCGAGCGCCTGGCGGGCTCGCCCGGCGCGTACACGGCGGTGCAGACCCTGGCCGCCGCGACCGGGGCCCGCGTGGCCTGGGTGCCGCGGCGTGCGGGGGAGCGCGGTGGCCTCGACGCGGGCCTGCTGCCCGGGCTGCTGCCCGGCGGCCGCCCGCTGACCGACCCGGCCGCGCGCGCCGAGGTCGCCCGCGCGTGGGGTGTCGACGAGGCCACGCTGCCCGCCACGCCCGGCCGTGACCTGACCGGCATCCTGGCCGGGCTCGAGGACGGCAGCCTGGGCGGCGCCCTGGTGGGCGGTCTGGAGCTCGCCGACCTGCCCGACCCGGCCGCCGCCCGCCGGGCCCTGGCGGCGGCAGGCTTCGTGGTGAGCCTCGAGGTGCGTGCCTCGGAGGCGACGACGTTCGCCGACATCGTGCTGCCGGTCGCCCCGCCCGTGGAACGCGCCGGGGCGTGGGTGAGCTGGGAAGGCCGCGTGCGCGCCTTCCCGCAGGCCCTCGAGTCCGCGGCCCTGCCCGACCACCGCGTCCTGACGGCGCTGGCCGCGCAGGCGGGCGTCCCGTTCGACGCCGGGGTCGTGTTCCCGGCGTGGACCGGCGCCCGGGCCGACGCGCCCGCGAGCGAGCCGGCGGACCTGCCGCGCCTCGAGCCGGGCACCGTCGTCCTCGCCTCGTGGCACCTGCTGCTCGACGACGGCGCGCTGCAGGACGGCGAACCGCACCTGGCCGGCACCGCGAAACGTCCGGTGGCCCGCCTCTCGGCCGGCACCGCGGCCGCGGTCGACGTGTTCGACGGCGACCAGGTCACGGTGTCCACCGAGCGCGGTTCGCTGACCCTGCCGGTGGTGGTGACCGAGATGGTCGACCACGTCGTCTGGCTGCCGCTCGCCAGCAAGGGCTGCCGCGTGCACGACACCCTCGGCGCCTCGCCGGGCGACGTCGTCCACATCGCCGCCGCCACGAGCCCCGACCACCGTGGGAACGGAGGTGCCGCATGA
- the nuoH gene encoding NADH-quinone oxidoreductase subunit NuoH, producing the protein MIPGVQADFSADNGWTFLVKAVLILVFLLVSVLIAIWFERKVVGRMQVRPGPNVHGPFGLLQSLADAMKLLLKEDMNVTAADRIVYLLAPMISVFCSLLVFAVVPFGPEVRLPFTDWSTPAQLTDFPVAVLYVLACASVGVYGIVLGGWSSGSTYPLLGSVRSTAQVISYELAMGLSLVSVFILAGSMSTSTIVEQQTSRWFFLPLLPAFVVYVISMIGETNRLPFDLPEAEGELVSGYMTEYSSMKFAWFFLAEYINMLNVSAVAVTLFLGGWRAPWPLSAINDGMLNTGWWPVLWFLAKVWLLMFVFVWVRGTLLRLRYDQFMVFGWKVLIPVALGWVVLLSIVQYTRIGAGIDQGTLVTVLVIVGVVLVALITFWPEKAKPEEPAGPETFDAFADGYPVPPLPGQVLPPSPRRRPVTVDATSATSDDSREETR; encoded by the coding sequence ATGATCCCCGGCGTGCAGGCGGACTTCAGCGCCGACAACGGCTGGACGTTCCTCGTCAAGGCCGTCCTGATCCTCGTGTTCCTGCTGGTGAGCGTGCTGATCGCGATCTGGTTCGAGCGCAAGGTCGTGGGCCGCATGCAGGTGCGCCCGGGCCCGAACGTGCACGGCCCGTTCGGCCTGCTCCAGTCGCTCGCCGACGCCATGAAGCTCCTGCTCAAGGAGGACATGAACGTCACGGCGGCCGACCGCATCGTCTACCTGCTCGCGCCGATGATCTCGGTGTTCTGCTCGCTGCTGGTCTTCGCCGTCGTGCCGTTCGGACCCGAGGTGCGGCTGCCGTTCACCGACTGGTCGACGCCCGCACAGCTCACCGACTTCCCGGTCGCGGTGCTGTACGTGCTGGCGTGCGCGTCGGTGGGCGTCTACGGCATCGTGCTCGGCGGTTGGTCGTCGGGCTCGACGTACCCGCTGCTCGGTTCCGTGCGGTCCACCGCCCAGGTGATCTCCTACGAGCTGGCCATGGGGCTCTCGCTCGTGTCGGTGTTCATCCTGGCGGGCTCGATGTCCACCTCGACCATCGTCGAGCAGCAGACCAGCCGCTGGTTCTTCCTCCCGCTGCTGCCCGCGTTCGTCGTGTACGTCATCTCGATGATCGGCGAGACGAACCGCCTGCCGTTCGACCTCCCGGAGGCCGAGGGCGAGCTCGTCAGCGGGTACATGACCGAGTACTCGTCGATGAAGTTCGCCTGGTTCTTCCTGGCGGAGTACATCAACATGCTCAACGTCTCGGCCGTGGCCGTCACCCTCTTCCTGGGCGGCTGGCGGGCGCCGTGGCCGCTGAGCGCGATCAACGACGGCATGCTCAACACCGGCTGGTGGCCCGTCCTGTGGTTCCTCGCCAAGGTGTGGCTGCTGATGTTCGTGTTCGTGTGGGTGCGCGGCACGCTGCTGCGCCTGCGCTACGACCAGTTCATGGTGTTCGGCTGGAAGGTGCTCATCCCGGTCGCGCTCGGCTGGGTGGTGCTGCTGTCGATCGTCCAGTACACCCGCATCGGTGCGGGGATCGACCAGGGCACGCTCGTCACGGTGCTCGTCATTGTCGGCGTGGTGCTGGTCGCGCTCATCACGTTCTGGCCGGAGAAGGCCAAGCCCGAGGAACCGGCCGGGCCGGAGACGTTCGACGCGTTCGCCGACGGCTACCCGGTGCCGCCGCTGCCCGGTCAGGTGCTGCCGCCGTCGCCGCGCCGGCGCCCCGTCACCGTCGACGCCACCTCCGCCACCTCCGACGACTCGCGGGAGGAGACCCGATGA
- the nuoI gene encoding NADH-quinone oxidoreductase subunit NuoI — protein MSDYQPLRPTKGPLGKLLAPVAGFGVTLGSMFRPTVTEQYPFEKVPTPRRYHGRHQLNRYADGLEKCIGCELCAWACPADAIYVEGADNADVLAETGGGQVSPGERYGRVYQINYLRCIFCGLCVEACPTRALTMSNDYELAGPTRAGMIYEKQDLLAPPAEGTLATPHPMVEGTTDTDYYQGSVTAPTAEQVDWVREHRPDDPTLEAATAVVQGSRPAPQPTVHTLRPPATKATATREAARGGHAGDRTTDAPGGPLSAALDAPGSTARARATVGPRLAAGSAREGSTETGSTHEGGAR, from the coding sequence ATGAGCGACTACCAGCCGTTGCGGCCCACCAAGGGGCCCCTCGGCAAGCTGCTCGCCCCCGTCGCAGGGTTCGGGGTGACCCTCGGCTCGATGTTCCGCCCCACGGTCACCGAGCAGTACCCGTTCGAGAAGGTGCCGACGCCGCGGCGCTACCACGGCCGCCACCAGCTCAACCGGTACGCCGACGGCCTGGAGAAGTGCATCGGCTGCGAGCTGTGCGCCTGGGCCTGCCCCGCGGACGCCATCTACGTCGAGGGCGCCGACAACGCTGACGTCCTCGCCGAGACGGGCGGGGGGCAGGTCAGCCCTGGCGAACGCTACGGCCGCGTCTACCAGATCAACTATCTGCGCTGCATCTTCTGCGGGCTGTGCGTCGAGGCGTGCCCCACCCGGGCGCTGACCATGTCCAACGACTACGAGCTCGCCGGACCCACCCGCGCCGGGATGATCTACGAGAAGCAGGACCTGCTGGCCCCGCCCGCCGAGGGCACGCTCGCCACACCGCACCCCATGGTCGAGGGCACCACCGACACCGACTACTACCAGGGGTCGGTCACCGCGCCGACGGCGGAGCAGGTCGACTGGGTGCGCGAGCACCGGCCCGACGACCCCACCCTGGAGGCGGCCACCGCCGTCGTGCAGGGGTCGCGGCCCGCACCCCAGCCCACGGTGCACACCCTGCGTCCCCCGGCCACCAAGGCCACCGCGACCCGGGAGGCCGCCCGCGGCGGCCACGCCGGCGACCGCACCACCGACGCACCCGGCGGGCCGCTCTCGGCCGCCCTCGACGCGCCCGGCTCCACCGCGCGGGCCCGCGCGACGGTGGGGCCACGGCTCGCCGCAGGCAGCGCCCGCGAGGGCAGCACCGAGACAGGCAGCACCCACGAGGGAGGCGCCCGATGA